One genomic region from Streptomyces sp. Li-HN-5-11 encodes:
- a CDS encoding SpoIIE family protein phosphatase, which yields MSPVYPFDDAATARAVVDEQGLLVEWNEGARRLLGWTPTDVVARPAANLLADGAPAALPRDHRWNGTLTLRHRDGRAVSVWVLVHHRRPEDGGDWLLVTPLEGGGPPDVDDPLSRAELVQSPCAVAIYDERLRLHGINAAMAEVLGVPGERLRGLRHPEIGGRPQSENFERHMHQVLTTGQGHDVRTYVPIGGDGRMDAWLARMSPITDADGRVRGVCVAAHDFTEQYRARERLQLVNEASVRIGTTLDVTRTAQELADVCVPALADFVSVDLLDPPEHGGEPRPGPPGVPVGLRRAAHSSVSTDAPVAVTMVGDTEIYPAGSPQGASLLAGRSVVVSKGSDDLEKWLSWDPVRRLRIEQLGIHSTISVPIRARGTTLGVAVFTRFRHPASFTPDDVLLAEEVTARAAVCIDNARRYSRERETALALQRSLLPRTLPRTAAVEAACRYLPAARAGVGGDWFDVIQLSGMRVAMVVGDVIGQGVQASATMGRLRTAVRTLADLDLAPDELLTHLDDLVVRMSAEAGTEGRPGAVGATCLYAVYDPVSRHCTLARAGHPSPVLVPPDGPPHRLDLPSGPALGVGGLPFECAELDLREGSVLTFYTDGLLEGRERDAGDSHRLLCEALAGRTGSGTVPDSRSGSLDDTCDRVLHALLPAGGASDDVALLLARTRGLPPSQVATWDIPADPALVASIRKQAVEQLGSWELTEAAFIAELVVSELVTNAIRYGTPPIRLRLIHDETHLICEVSDTSHTAPHLRRAKTWDEGGRGLLLVAQLTRRWGSRHTAEGKTIWAELDLLDEA from the coding sequence ATGAGCCCGGTGTACCCGTTCGACGATGCCGCCACGGCACGGGCCGTCGTCGACGAGCAGGGTCTCCTCGTCGAGTGGAACGAGGGCGCGCGCCGGCTGCTGGGCTGGACGCCCACCGACGTCGTGGCCAGACCCGCGGCGAACCTGCTGGCCGACGGCGCGCCCGCCGCACTCCCCCGGGACCACCGCTGGAACGGAACGCTCACTTTGCGCCATCGCGACGGCCGCGCCGTGTCCGTCTGGGTATTGGTCCACCACCGGCGCCCGGAGGACGGCGGCGACTGGCTCCTGGTCACCCCCCTGGAGGGCGGTGGGCCGCCCGACGTCGACGACCCGCTGTCCCGGGCCGAGCTCGTCCAGTCCCCCTGCGCCGTCGCCATCTACGACGAGCGGCTGCGCCTGCACGGCATCAACGCCGCGATGGCGGAGGTGCTCGGTGTCCCCGGGGAGCGGCTGCGGGGCCTGCGCCACCCGGAGATCGGCGGCCGGCCACAGAGCGAGAACTTCGAGCGGCACATGCACCAGGTGCTCACCACCGGACAGGGGCACGACGTGCGCACCTACGTGCCGATCGGCGGTGACGGCCGCATGGACGCCTGGCTCGCCCGCATGTCCCCGATCACCGACGCCGACGGGCGGGTACGGGGGGTGTGCGTCGCCGCCCACGACTTCACCGAGCAGTACCGGGCGCGGGAGCGGCTGCAGCTGGTGAACGAGGCGAGCGTGCGCATCGGCACCACGCTCGACGTCACGCGGACGGCGCAGGAACTCGCCGACGTCTGCGTCCCGGCCCTCGCCGACTTCGTCAGCGTCGACCTGCTGGATCCGCCGGAACACGGCGGTGAGCCCCGTCCCGGGCCGCCGGGCGTGCCGGTCGGTCTGCGGCGCGCGGCGCACAGCTCCGTGTCCACGGACGCCCCCGTGGCCGTGACCATGGTCGGCGACACCGAGATCTACCCGGCCGGCTCCCCCCAGGGCGCCTCCCTGCTGGCGGGCCGCTCGGTGGTGGTCTCCAAGGGGTCGGACGACCTGGAGAAGTGGCTCTCCTGGGATCCGGTGCGCCGGCTGCGCATAGAGCAACTGGGCATCCACTCCACGATCTCGGTGCCGATCCGGGCCCGGGGAACGACCCTCGGAGTCGCCGTCTTCACCCGGTTCCGGCACCCCGCCTCGTTCACGCCCGACGACGTGCTGCTGGCCGAGGAGGTCACGGCGCGCGCCGCCGTCTGCATCGACAACGCCCGGCGATACTCCCGCGAGCGGGAGACGGCCCTCGCCCTCCAGCGCAGCCTGCTGCCCCGCACCCTGCCGCGCACGGCGGCCGTGGAGGCGGCCTGCCGCTACCTGCCGGCGGCTCGGGCGGGGGTCGGCGGCGACTGGTTCGATGTGATCCAGCTGTCGGGGATGCGGGTCGCCATGGTCGTCGGGGACGTCATCGGGCAGGGGGTGCAGGCCTCGGCCACCATGGGCCGGCTGCGCACCGCCGTGCGCACCCTCGCCGACCTCGACCTCGCCCCGGACGAACTGCTCACCCACCTGGACGATCTGGTCGTGAGGATGTCCGCCGAGGCCGGCACCGAAGGCCGGCCGGGCGCGGTCGGCGCGACCTGTCTGTACGCGGTGTACGACCCGGTCTCCCGCCACTGCACGCTCGCCCGCGCCGGGCACCCCTCGCCCGTCCTCGTGCCGCCCGACGGCCCGCCGCACCGGCTGGACCTGCCGTCCGGTCCCGCGCTGGGCGTGGGCGGGCTGCCCTTCGAGTGCGCCGAACTCGACCTGCGCGAGGGAAGCGTGCTCACCTTCTACACCGACGGGCTGCTCGAAGGCCGCGAGCGGGACGCCGGCGACAGCCACCGGCTGCTGTGCGAGGCACTGGCCGGCCGGACCGGCTCCGGTACCGTCCCGGACTCCCGCTCCGGATCTCTCGACGACACCTGCGACCGGGTCCTGCACGCCCTGCTGCCCGCGGGCGGCGCCTCGGACGACGTGGCCCTGCTGCTGGCCCGCACCCGGGGCCTGCCGCCCTCCCAGGTGGCCACGTGGGACATCCCCGCCGACCCGGCCCTGGTCGCCTCGATCCGCAAGCAGGCCGTCGAGCAGCTCGGCTCCTGGGAACTGACGGAGGCGGCCTTCATCGCCGAGCTGGTGGTGAGCGAGCTGGTCACCAACGCCATCCGGTACGGCACCCCGCCGATCCGGCTGCGGCTGATCCACGACGAGACGCACCTGATCTGCGAGGTGTCCGACACCAGCCACACCGCGCCGCACCTGCGCCGCGCCAAGACCTGGGACGAGGGTGGCCGCGGCCTGCTGCTGGTCGCCCAGCTCACCCGGCGGTGGGGCAGCCGGCACACGGCCGAGGGAAAGACGATCTGGGCCGAACTGGACCTGCTCGACGAGGCGTGA